TGAGGGGGGTGGAGTTTTTGCTCTGTTGCGGACGGGTCTGTAGAGTGGTGCTATCCAAATTGGGCAGTCGATCCCCTAACCACCAACCCGGATCCTCCCAGGTGAGGGATCCCAGCCATTTTCTGGCTTGATCTGCTAGAACCAAGCCCAGCAAAACTGGGGCAGTGGTCAAGCTGAGGGCAAGATGGATCCAACCAGCAGTGGGGGACTGAGATGCCGCTTTCGGAGCCTGGATGTCCTGGATATTCTGCATGACAAGGCTTTCGCTACTCTATGTAAACTCGTTCCCATCCTAACCCCCATGCCGATCGTGCTTATCTGTGGCCCGGCTCGCTCCGGCAAAAGTCGTCTGGCCGAAAAGCTGGCGATGGCTTCGGGTTTATCGGTGATGTATCTGGCTACTGGGCCTAAAGCTGATCCGGTGAGGGATCCGGAATGGGCAGAACGGGTGCAACGGCACCGGCAGCGACGACCGTCCAGTTGGAAAACCTGGGAAACAGGCCTGGATTTGAGTGCAAAACTAGAGAAGTTGCCGCAGCCCTGTTGTGCTCTGGTGGATTCCTTGGGGGGCTGGGTGGCCCAGGGATTGGACTATTCTCCCTCAGAATGGGATCCCTGGGTGCAGTCTTTCCTGGCCCACCTAGAGGGCTTTGCCGGGTATGTGATTTTGGTGGCGGAGGAGGTGGGGTGGGGGGTGGTGCCCGCTTACCCGATGGGGCGCTTGTTTCGGGATCGGCTGGGGGAGTTGACCCAGAAAGTGGGGGTCGTGGCGGATCAGGTCTTTTTGGTCACGGCAGGTTTTGCCCTGGAGATCAGCCGCTTGGGGATCCCGGTGGATCAGGTGTGGCAGGTGTGGGATCCCGGTGATCCAGAGCTGCGATAAGCTGCAAAAGGCCCCATGGCGAGAAATCCCTGGCTCTGTTCAAGGTTCATAAATGCTCGCATAGCTGTGAAATTGTGCCCATCACCCTTTACCTTTCTGCCAAAGCCATCCAAACCCTGGATTTGACTCCGGGACATGAGTTGATGCAAACCGTGATGGCG
This is a stretch of genomic DNA from Synechococcus sp. Nb3U1. It encodes these proteins:
- the cobU gene encoding bifunctional adenosylcobinamide kinase/adenosylcobinamide-phosphate guanylyltransferase, translating into MPIVLICGPARSGKSRLAEKLAMASGLSVMYLATGPKADPVRDPEWAERVQRHRQRRPSSWKTWETGLDLSAKLEKLPQPCCALVDSLGGWVAQGLDYSPSEWDPWVQSFLAHLEGFAGYVILVAEEVGWGVVPAYPMGRLFRDRLGELTQKVGVVADQVFLVTAGFALEISRLGIPVDQVWQVWDPGDPELR